In Neokomagataea tanensis, one genomic interval encodes:
- a CDS encoding THUMP domain-containing class I SAM-dependent RNA methyltransferase gives MKTSTDFEIFLAAPPGLEMVLADEIRLKGFKRPRIVPGGVTIRGGWPEVWRANLWIRGASRVLARLTSFHVRHLAQLDDLACAVDWASVLRPDVPVFVEAHCSGSRLYHSGAVSERIGRAIHKTLGAPLAESDAAEVVTVMARIDKDVCTLSLDTSGALLHRRGFKQAVNKAPMRETMAALFLMRCGFTGNEAVVDPMCGSGTFILEAAEMSARLNPGRGRSFAFQHLATYDAERWEMMRGVKSTRDGGAMCFGYDRDAGAVRMAGENAKRAGVSDSVHFAQQPVSALEPPTEKPGLVIVNPPYGARIGEAEALIPLYRSFGRIMRERFSGWRVGMVSAVPRLAHETGLPFVAPEAPIPHGGLRVSLFRTDPLA, from the coding sequence ATGAAGACATCCACTGATTTCGAGATTTTTTTGGCGGCTCCTCCCGGGCTGGAAATGGTTTTGGCTGATGAAATTCGGCTCAAAGGCTTCAAGCGCCCCCGGATCGTGCCGGGGGGTGTAACCATTCGTGGAGGGTGGCCAGAAGTCTGGCGTGCGAATTTGTGGATTCGGGGTGCGAGTCGTGTGCTTGCGCGTCTAACATCGTTTCACGTGCGCCATCTGGCACAGCTGGATGATCTTGCCTGCGCGGTGGATTGGGCATCCGTGTTGCGCCCGGACGTGCCGGTATTTGTGGAGGCTCACTGCTCCGGATCACGTTTGTATCATAGCGGAGCCGTCTCGGAGCGTATTGGTCGGGCTATTCATAAAACGCTTGGAGCACCCCTCGCAGAAAGTGATGCAGCCGAGGTGGTTACGGTTATGGCGCGCATTGATAAAGATGTTTGCACGCTGAGCCTTGATACGTCCGGCGCGCTTTTGCACCGCAGGGGTTTCAAGCAGGCGGTTAACAAAGCGCCTATGCGTGAAACGATGGCTGCGCTTTTCCTCATGCGATGCGGCTTTACGGGAAATGAAGCAGTCGTAGACCCAATGTGTGGATCTGGCACATTTATTCTGGAAGCGGCGGAGATGTCGGCGCGTCTTAATCCGGGGCGTGGACGTTCTTTCGCATTCCAACATTTAGCGACTTATGACGCTGAGCGCTGGGAAATGATGCGCGGTGTAAAAAGCACACGTGACGGCGGCGCCATGTGTTTTGGGTATGATCGTGATGCGGGTGCAGTTCGCATGGCAGGCGAAAATGCCAAGCGCGCAGGAGTGAGCGACTCAGTTCATTTTGCACAGCAGCCTGTCAGTGCGCTTGAACCGCCGACTGAAAAGCCGGGATTAGTGATCGTAAACCCGCCTTATGGTGCGCGTATCGGCGAAGCAGAGGCTCTCATCCCGCTGTACCGGAGCTTTGGCAGAATAATGCGCGAGCGTTTCAGTGGCTGGCGTGTTGGAATGGTTAGTGCGGTTCCGCGCTTGGCGCATGAAACGGGCCTACCATTTGTTGCGCCAGAAGCGCCCATTCCTCATGGCGGCCTGCGGGTCAGTCTTTTCAGAACTGACCCACTTGCTTGA
- a CDS encoding bactofilin family protein produces the protein MFRRRKPEEDAKSAENSKLSGPPIFSQQQNTQQTSNAPAPSDNAAQPNQDSSHPKDAAMGRSPFPTPPSPGNAPGAAPRPGVTPHGAARHSGPERRTLVVGRGISVQGSVQDAERLVVEGTVESSLITASELEVAQGGVFRGAVEVEDAEVAGTVDGTLTVNGSLTIRASGRLIGKAKCRRLQVEEGGQITGQLEMITEGSAPRPSFSEPAESAEEKTEEAAS, from the coding sequence TTGTTCAGAAGACGCAAACCGGAAGAAGACGCCAAGTCTGCCGAGAACAGCAAGCTCTCGGGTCCACCCATCTTCTCTCAACAACAGAATACGCAGCAAACGTCTAACGCGCCTGCCCCGTCGGACAATGCAGCACAGCCAAACCAAGATTCCTCACATCCAAAGGACGCAGCCATGGGTCGCTCCCCCTTCCCTACACCTCCTTCTCCTGGCAACGCTCCTGGCGCGGCACCGCGCCCCGGTGTGACCCCGCACGGCGCGGCACGTCATAGCGGCCCAGAGCGCCGCACCCTTGTGGTAGGCCGTGGCATCAGCGTTCAGGGCTCCGTACAAGACGCTGAGCGCCTTGTCGTTGAAGGCACAGTCGAATCAAGCCTGATTACTGCATCAGAGCTCGAAGTGGCTCAGGGCGGCGTATTCCGCGGTGCTGTTGAAGTGGAAGACGCAGAAGTTGCAGGCACGGTGGACGGCACGTTGACTGTCAATGGCAGCTTGACGATCCGCGCCAGCGGCCGACTGATCGGCAAAGCGAAATGCCGCCGCCTCCAAGTTGAAGAAGGCGGCCAGATCACAGGTCAGTTGGAAATGATTACGGAAGGCTCAGCGCCTCGTCCGTCTTTCAGCGAACCCGCTGAAAGCGCAGAAGAAAAGACAGAAGAAGCCGCTTCTTAA
- a CDS encoding adenosine kinase has translation MSSSFDLLCIGNAIVDILAAVPHETVEAFGAAPGSMTLIDAETAQSIQARISVEQVAGGGSGANTAAVAARMGAKVAYLGKVAADPSGDDFARDMKAQGLHFPSSPLTGAEAVPTARCIVLVTPDGQRTMFTYLGACTEFTPEDVVAETVQSASITYLEGYLFDKPQAQAALIKAAELARKAGKRVAVTLSDTFCVERHRDAFRQLIAEHIDVLFANEAELQALYQVEDTDAALALVSKDVPLAAVTRGAEGAVVMAEGVRHDVATQPVKLVDTTGAGDAFAAGFMAGLAKGHSLPVCAELGNKAAGAIITRLGARPADDFTLQA, from the coding sequence ATGTCTTCCTCTTTTGACCTTCTCTGCATCGGCAATGCTATTGTCGATATTCTCGCTGCTGTTCCACATGAGACGGTGGAAGCATTTGGTGCGGCTCCCGGCAGCATGACGCTTATTGATGCTGAAACAGCTCAAAGCATTCAGGCTCGCATCAGCGTTGAGCAAGTCGCCGGCGGTGGTTCTGGTGCGAATACGGCAGCGGTCGCAGCGCGTATGGGTGCGAAAGTGGCGTATTTGGGTAAAGTGGCGGCTGATCCGTCAGGTGATGATTTTGCCCGTGACATGAAAGCGCAAGGACTGCATTTCCCGTCCAGCCCTTTGACGGGAGCAGAGGCAGTACCAACGGCGCGTTGCATTGTCTTGGTGACACCGGACGGTCAGCGCACAATGTTCACATATCTCGGAGCATGCACAGAGTTCACCCCCGAAGACGTGGTTGCTGAAACAGTGCAAAGCGCCTCAATAACCTACCTAGAAGGCTATCTGTTTGATAAGCCGCAGGCGCAGGCGGCTCTCATCAAAGCAGCGGAACTCGCCCGGAAGGCAGGAAAGCGCGTCGCTGTGACGTTGTCCGATACGTTTTGCGTAGAGCGCCACCGTGACGCATTCCGTCAACTGATTGCCGAACATATTGACGTTCTTTTCGCCAATGAAGCCGAGTTGCAGGCTTTGTATCAGGTTGAAGATACAGACGCAGCTCTGGCTCTGGTCAGCAAAGACGTGCCTTTAGCGGCTGTGACGCGCGGCGCTGAAGGAGCTGTTGTCATGGCGGAAGGTGTCCGTCATGACGTGGCAACGCAGCCTGTAAAACTCGTGGATACGACAGGCGCAGGCGATGCTTTTGCGGCGGGTTTCATGGCAGGGTTGGCAAAAGGCCACTCTTTGCCGGTCTGTGCAGAGTTGGGAAATAAAGCGGCCGGAGCGATTATAACCCGCTTGGGCGCACGTCCGGCCGATGACTTCACGCTTCAAGCCTGA
- a CDS encoding TonB-dependent receptor, producing MFFRHKKHLPCIMLLLSSTAMAETPEHLKKTHVKHTSHKKEEHYLVEAQRRTYTAEESSMGDKRATPFLQQTQTTNVVTHQTIVDFSPATMEDMAKYAPGISIGNNFGGTQDALIKRGFGAIDDGSILRDGIRMPVGRNYQGATTERVEILKGPASLFYGMQEPGGVINVVTKAPQPHWGADIGTQWSSLGGGNGHFDATGPVSNTLSFRLVGQYRNENYWRNFGSNRQTLLAPSLHWAQGRWDASVSYEWAKYNNALDRGAVFVGNNPVSGPKNRLDETWTASWGQRHLVAAQTNYRISANDRLRLSGGYNHDDYHDRQADPSAYNVQTGILTRRYRSNGGTIRANGSVALDYIATHNLWGMKHEITSGVDYENRRQDQGNFYQGPNIGGFRPSSPVYGLVKPVGTVNPASSGLYQNINSASGYFKDNIHVTKQIIISGGVRYQWFRLKYGQGIPRRITTNSSYKKALPFAAIVWQPLKTVSLYGDYSQSFGANQLPTGSTLEGGYKPTSGREFEVGARYDNGWLTGDVALYNIHKKNVLQTAGLDSSGNTIQRLTGLAGSKGVEASLNGQITQHFSAIVTYAFTEARTMRDTPQTNGKPLIGVPKHTGSAYLTWHDTLPWKGISMRAGGGVHLVGTRAATLTNSYQVPGYATVDAFASWRIPHLIGRQTTLQVNAVNLLNQGYIIAPTGSAMRNSWGQGRTVMVGLDNSF from the coding sequence ATGTTTTTTCGTCACAAAAAACATCTGCCCTGCATCATGCTGTTACTTAGTAGTACAGCTATGGCAGAGACGCCCGAACATCTTAAAAAAACACATGTAAAACACACATCTCATAAAAAAGAGGAACATTACCTCGTTGAAGCACAGCGCCGAACCTACACGGCGGAAGAAAGCTCAATGGGTGATAAGCGCGCCACACCGTTCCTACAGCAGACCCAAACGACGAACGTTGTTACACACCAGACAATCGTCGACTTCTCCCCGGCAACGATGGAAGACATGGCCAAGTATGCGCCGGGTATTTCAATCGGTAACAATTTTGGCGGCACACAAGATGCCCTCATAAAGCGTGGCTTCGGCGCTATCGACGACGGGTCCATTCTTCGTGATGGCATCCGCATGCCAGTAGGCCGCAACTACCAAGGAGCGACCACTGAGCGTGTAGAAATCCTGAAGGGACCTGCCTCGCTCTTTTACGGCATGCAGGAACCGGGTGGCGTGATCAACGTCGTGACGAAAGCACCGCAGCCTCACTGGGGTGCAGATATCGGCACACAGTGGAGTTCACTCGGCGGTGGTAACGGGCATTTCGATGCTACGGGCCCTGTATCCAACACATTGTCCTTCCGCCTTGTCGGTCAGTACCGGAACGAAAACTACTGGCGTAACTTTGGCTCCAACCGCCAGACGCTGCTCGCCCCTTCCCTGCACTGGGCACAAGGACGTTGGGACGCATCGGTCTCGTATGAGTGGGCAAAATATAATAATGCTCTCGATCGTGGTGCTGTGTTCGTTGGGAACAATCCTGTTTCAGGCCCCAAAAACCGTTTGGATGAAACATGGACGGCATCTTGGGGTCAGCGCCACCTAGTTGCTGCTCAAACAAATTACCGTATCAGCGCGAATGACCGTCTGCGTCTTTCTGGCGGTTATAACCATGACGATTACCATGACCGTCAGGCTGACCCGAGTGCCTACAACGTTCAAACCGGTATCCTGACACGCCGTTACCGGTCCAATGGCGGCACTATTCGTGCCAATGGTAGCGTTGCATTAGATTATATCGCCACTCACAACCTATGGGGTATGAAACACGAAATTACTTCTGGTGTAGACTACGAAAACCGTCGTCAGGACCAAGGCAATTTCTATCAAGGCCCAAATATTGGTGGCTTCCGCCCATCATCACCTGTCTATGGTTTGGTGAAACCTGTTGGAACGGTTAATCCTGCCAGCAGCGGCCTATACCAAAACATCAACAGCGCTTCAGGCTACTTCAAAGACAATATCCACGTAACCAAACAAATTATCATCAGTGGCGGTGTGCGTTACCAGTGGTTTAGACTGAAGTACGGCCAAGGTATTCCGCGCAGAATCACCACAAACTCCAGTTACAAAAAGGCTCTGCCTTTTGCAGCAATCGTATGGCAGCCTCTCAAAACAGTCTCACTTTACGGCGACTACTCTCAGTCATTCGGTGCAAACCAATTGCCGACTGGCAGCACGCTTGAAGGCGGATACAAGCCAACATCAGGCCGCGAATTCGAAGTCGGCGCGCGTTACGATAATGGCTGGCTCACCGGGGATGTCGCACTTTACAACATCCACAAAAAGAACGTTCTACAGACTGCGGGCCTAGATAGCTCAGGCAACACAATCCAACGCTTGACCGGCCTAGCTGGATCGAAGGGTGTGGAAGCGAGCCTGAACGGACAAATCACGCAGCATTTCAGCGCTATTGTGACTTATGCCTTCACAGAAGCACGTACAATGCGGGACACGCCACAAACAAACGGCAAGCCACTTATCGGCGTGCCTAAGCACACTGGCAGCGCATACCTGACTTGGCATGACACCCTCCCTTGGAAGGGCATCAGCATGCGTGCAGGCGGTGGTGTGCACCTTGTCGGCACACGTGCCGCGACGCTTACAAACTCCTATCAGGTTCCTGGTTACGCTACCGTCGACGCTTTTGCTTCATGGCGCATCCCTCACCTGATTGGTCGCCAGACGACCCTTCAAGTCAATGCCGTCAACCTCTTGAACCAAGGCTACATCATCGCGCCGACAGGCTCAGCGATGCGTAATAGCTGGGGACAAGGCCGGACCGTAATGGTTGGCCTCGATAACAGCTTCTAA
- the hpnK gene encoding hopanoid biosynthesis-associated protein HpnK — protein MTRRAIVSADDFGLSVEVNEAIEQAHKEGILSTASLMVAGDAAADAVKRAKRMPTLKVGLHAVAIEGLSILRDPDITDTIGWFGRDQLALGIGYFFSPAQRRALRREIKAQYRAFAKTGLPLDHANAHKHMHLHPTVGRFLIEAGLDHGVPAIRTPMEPSAPFGETEKFPDRALRYWTQVLRLQIRRAKLKTNDSCFGLRWSGKMTPERVAKLIPSLPNGISEVYFHPATAQNAEMAYYMPGYDQKGELAALLSHDVRKAFDESGIQLIGWNDI, from the coding sequence ATGACCCGCCGCGCAATCGTTTCTGCCGATGATTTCGGCCTCAGTGTTGAAGTCAACGAAGCCATTGAGCAGGCTCATAAAGAAGGCATCCTCTCCACCGCCAGTTTGATGGTGGCTGGGGATGCCGCTGCGGATGCTGTAAAGCGCGCAAAAAGGATGCCTACCCTCAAAGTAGGCCTCCACGCCGTGGCCATTGAAGGGTTATCTATTCTTCGTGACCCGGATATTACCGATACAATTGGCTGGTTTGGCCGTGACCAACTTGCCCTTGGCATCGGTTATTTTTTCAGCCCGGCACAACGCCGCGCTCTCCGACGCGAGATAAAAGCCCAATACAGGGCCTTTGCAAAAACGGGCCTTCCGCTGGACCATGCCAATGCCCATAAACACATGCATTTGCACCCGACGGTAGGGCGGTTTCTCATAGAAGCGGGCTTAGACCATGGCGTCCCCGCAATTCGTACCCCAATGGAACCTTCGGCGCCTTTTGGCGAAACTGAAAAATTCCCCGACCGCGCTTTGAGGTACTGGACACAAGTCCTACGGTTACAAATCCGCCGCGCAAAACTCAAAACTAACGATTCCTGTTTCGGACTCCGGTGGTCCGGCAAAATGACGCCTGAACGCGTTGCCAAACTTATTCCATCCCTGCCGAACGGTATCAGTGAAGTCTACTTTCACCCCGCCACAGCACAGAATGCTGAAATGGCTTACTACATGCCGGGATATGACCAAAAAGGGGAGTTAGCCGCCCTCCTTTCACATGATGTCCGAAAAGCATTTGACGAATCTGGCATCCAACTCATCGGCTGGAACGACATTTAA